GGAGTTCAAGGGGGCGGAAGACCGGATGATCCTGATCGAGCGTCTGCTGTGGCTGCGCCCCTTCCGCGTCGGGGAGATCAAACCGGCTTTTACGGTCTGGTGCGCCGATACGCTTCATGTCCATGAGACCGGCGCCAAAAAGGGACCGGAACTCTTTCTGGGGGATTTGCCCGGCTGCAGGGAATTGCTGCCGCTTCCCTGTGAGCATTGCGGCGCGGACTATAGGAAACGGAAATTTACCAAGCTGCGAAAAACAGTCAATCCGGGGGAAGACCTCGTGATCAAGGGCTTGGGCTGGATCGCGGTCCGGCGCGGGCCTGTGGCGCTTGAAGTCTGCCTGCCCGCCGATGTGGACGTCGTGATCCGGCAATCGTTGCTGTGAGGAGAGGAGGGATTTTATGACCGGACAAAGGGAACAGGGTTCACCGGTGATCCGCACGCTGCTCTACGGCGTGGCGGTCGCTCTTGTGCTGGCCATTATCGCGGTTCAGAGCTATCTCAACATCACGGACGTCAGGGAGCAGGAGCGGGCCGAACAGACGCTCCGGAGCCTCAGGGACATCCGGATTGCCCTCGAAAAATACTACCGCCAGACAGGAACCTATCCCGACCTCGCCAAAGAAGGCGCCGCCAGCGACCTGAAAATCCTCGATTTCGTCGACAATAACGGGCATTTGGTCTCTTTTGCGGAAATGTTCGGAAAACCGCAATTGCCGGAGACTCCGGGCAATAATAAAATCAAGGGGAGCAACGCCGTTCACAACGTGACGGATTTCAAAAACGCCTCCATGAGCGGCGGCTGGAACTACAATTATCCGGAAAAAACAGGGGAAATTCACGCCAATTTGCCCCATGACGTCTATTCGGAATCCATCGAATGGGAAGAATACTAGGAGGAACCATGTACGACATCATTGCCGCGGGCGGCGGACAGGCGGGCATATTCGCGGCCTATGAAGCCCTGACGCTCAAGCCCGGCGCGAAAATCCTCGTGCTCGACAAAGGAAAAATGCTGAATGCCCGGATCTGCCCCAAGGAAAAGACCGGCGTATGCGTCAATTGCCCGGTTTGCGCGATTATCCACGGCGTATCGGGGGCCGGGGCGTTTTCCGATTCCAAGTTCAATATGGATTACCGGGTCGGCGGCGACGTGCATACCGTGACCGGAAAGGCCCTTGTCAATGAGACGATAAACTACGCGGTAGGCATTTACCGCCGCTTTGGCTTTGCCGGGGAAGCGGTGGGCGTCCGCTACAACGACATCATGTATGAAATCAAACGCAAATGTATCGAGAATGGCGTGCAGCTGGTGGATACGCCGACGATGCACCTGGGGACCGACGGTTCCCGTCAACTCTACGCGAAAATGATCGACTTTCTCCTGGAAAACGGAGTGGAGTTCCGTACGGACTGCGAACTCACGGACCTGATCATCGAAGACCGCCATGTCCGGGGCGTTGTGGCGACCCGCGGCGGCGTGAGCGAAGCCTACCGGAGCGACAGAGTTCTCCTGGCTCTGGGCCGGAGCGGGGCCAAAAAGGTTATGGAGCTCTGCGGCAAATACGATATTCCCTACGAAACGGGGGCCGTGGACATCGGCGTCAGGGCCGAAATCCCCGATATCGTCATGAAGGAGATCAACGAGAACTTTTACGAAGCGAAAATGATCTATTACTCCCGCAATTACAAGGACAAGATGCGGACGTTCTGCAGCAACCCGGGCGGTTTCATCGCGGCGGAAAAATATGAAGACGACGTGATTCTCGCCAACGGG
Above is a window of Fusobacteriaceae bacterium DNA encoding:
- a CDS encoding FAD-binding protein; translation: MYDIIAAGGGQAGIFAAYEALTLKPGAKILVLDKGKMLNARICPKEKTGVCVNCPVCAIIHGVSGAGAFSDSKFNMDYRVGGDVHTVTGKALVNETINYAVGIYRRFGFAGEAVGVRYNDIMYEIKRKCIENGVQLVDTPTMHLGTDGSRQLYAKMIDFLLENGVEFRTDCELTDLIIEDRHVRGVVATRGGVSEAYRSDRVLLALGRSGAKKVMELCGKYDIPYETGAVDIGVRAEIPDIVMKEINENFYEAKMIYYSRNYKDKMRTFCSNPGGFIAAEKYEDDVILANGHAFRDRKSENTNLALLCTKTFTEPFKQPFEYATAIARMASMLTGGKLLVQSYADLKSGRRSTDEKLARLNIVPTTTDYVAGDIALACPKRILDNIIEFIEVHDKITPGFASGDLLLYFPEIKFRSTRVGVKAHMETGVSGLYAAGDSSGYGSGLNIAAVMGILAARAMTENTGLCPRKI